The Mastomys coucha isolate ucsf_1 unplaced genomic scaffold, UCSF_Mcou_1 pScaffold14, whole genome shotgun sequence genome window below encodes:
- the Asb1 gene encoding ankyrin repeat and SOCS box protein 1 isoform X1 gives MAEGGSPEERASPGPAGPNLKEWLREQFCDHPLEHCEDTRLHDAAYVGDLQTLRNLLQEESYRSRINEKSVWCCGWLPCTPLRIAATAGHGNCVDFLIRKGAEVDLVDVKGQTALYVAVVNGHLESTEILLEAGADPNGSRHHRSTPVYHASRVGRDDILKALIRYGADVDVNHHLTPDTRPPFSRRLTSLVVCPLYISAAYHNLQCFRLLLQAGANPDFNCNGPVNTQEFYRGSPGCVMDAVLRHGCEAAFVSLLVEFGANLNLVKWESLGPEARGRRKMDPEALQVFKEARSIPRTLLSMCRVAVRRALGKYRLHLVPSLPLPDPIKKFLLYE, from the exons ATGGCGGAAGGCGGGAGCCCCGAAGAGCGGGCCAGCCCGGGGCCCGCAG GTCCTAATCTGAAGGAGTGGCTGAGGGAGCAGTTCTGTGACCATCCACTGGAGCACTGTGAAGATACACGACTCCATGATGCAGCCTACGTAGGGGACCTCCAGACCCTCAGGAACCTACTACAAGAGGAGAGCTACCGGAG CCGCATCAATGAGAAGTCTGTCTGGTGCTGCGGCTGGCTCCCCTGCACACCACTGAGAATTGCAGCCACCGCAGGCCATGGGAACTGTGTGGACTTCCTCATCCGCAAAGGAGCGGAGGTAGACCTGGTAGATGTCAAGGGACAGACTGCCCTGTATGTGGCTGTGGTGAACGGGCACCTGGAGAGCACGGAGATCCTTTTGGAAGCTGGTGCTGACCCCAATGGCAGCCGGCACCACCGCAGCACTCCTGTGTACCATGCCTCTCGTGTGGGTAGGGACGACATCCTGAAGGCTCTTATCAG GTATGGGGCAGATGTTGATGTCAACCATCATCTGACTCCTGACACCCGACCTCCTTTCTCAAGACGGCTAACCTCCTTGGTGGTCTGTCCTCTATACATCAGTGCTGCCTACCATAACCTTCAGTGCTTCAGGCTGCTCTTGCAGGCTGGGGCAAATCCTGACTTCAATTGCAATGGCCCTGTCAACACCCAGGAATTCTACAGGGGCTCTCCTGGATGTGTCATGGATGCTGTCCTGCGCCATGGTTGTGAAGCAGCCTTCGTGAGCCTGCTGGTAGAGTTTGGAGCCAACCTGAACCTGGTGAAGTGGGAATCCCTGGGCCCTGAGgcaagaggcagaagaaagatgGACCCTGAGGCCTTGCAGGTCTTTAAAGAGGCCAGAA GTATCCCCAGGACCTTGCTGAGTATGTGCCGTGTGGCTGTGAGAAGAGCTCTTGGCAAATACCGACTGCATCTGGTTCCTTCCCTGCCGCTCCCAGACCCCATAAAGAAGTTTCTACTTTATGAGTAG
- the Asb1 gene encoding ankyrin repeat and SOCS box protein 1 isoform X2, with protein sequence MTLAMPWGTDPLPGPNLKEWLREQFCDHPLEHCEDTRLHDAAYVGDLQTLRNLLQEESYRSRINEKSVWCCGWLPCTPLRIAATAGHGNCVDFLIRKGAEVDLVDVKGQTALYVAVVNGHLESTEILLEAGADPNGSRHHRSTPVYHASRVGRDDILKALIRYGADVDVNHHLTPDTRPPFSRRLTSLVVCPLYISAAYHNLQCFRLLLQAGANPDFNCNGPVNTQEFYRGSPGCVMDAVLRHGCEAAFVSLLVEFGANLNLVKWESLGPEARGRRKMDPEALQVFKEARSIPRTLLSMCRVAVRRALGKYRLHLVPSLPLPDPIKKFLLYE encoded by the exons ATGACCCTAGCTATGCCATGGGGTACGGATCCTCTTCCAG GTCCTAATCTGAAGGAGTGGCTGAGGGAGCAGTTCTGTGACCATCCACTGGAGCACTGTGAAGATACACGACTCCATGATGCAGCCTACGTAGGGGACCTCCAGACCCTCAGGAACCTACTACAAGAGGAGAGCTACCGGAG CCGCATCAATGAGAAGTCTGTCTGGTGCTGCGGCTGGCTCCCCTGCACACCACTGAGAATTGCAGCCACCGCAGGCCATGGGAACTGTGTGGACTTCCTCATCCGCAAAGGAGCGGAGGTAGACCTGGTAGATGTCAAGGGACAGACTGCCCTGTATGTGGCTGTGGTGAACGGGCACCTGGAGAGCACGGAGATCCTTTTGGAAGCTGGTGCTGACCCCAATGGCAGCCGGCACCACCGCAGCACTCCTGTGTACCATGCCTCTCGTGTGGGTAGGGACGACATCCTGAAGGCTCTTATCAG GTATGGGGCAGATGTTGATGTCAACCATCATCTGACTCCTGACACCCGACCTCCTTTCTCAAGACGGCTAACCTCCTTGGTGGTCTGTCCTCTATACATCAGTGCTGCCTACCATAACCTTCAGTGCTTCAGGCTGCTCTTGCAGGCTGGGGCAAATCCTGACTTCAATTGCAATGGCCCTGTCAACACCCAGGAATTCTACAGGGGCTCTCCTGGATGTGTCATGGATGCTGTCCTGCGCCATGGTTGTGAAGCAGCCTTCGTGAGCCTGCTGGTAGAGTTTGGAGCCAACCTGAACCTGGTGAAGTGGGAATCCCTGGGCCCTGAGgcaagaggcagaagaaagatgGACCCTGAGGCCTTGCAGGTCTTTAAAGAGGCCAGAA GTATCCCCAGGACCTTGCTGAGTATGTGCCGTGTGGCTGTGAGAAGAGCTCTTGGCAAATACCGACTGCATCTGGTTCCTTCCCTGCCGCTCCCAGACCCCATAAAGAAGTTTCTACTTTATGAGTAG
- the Asb1 gene encoding ankyrin repeat and SOCS box protein 1 isoform X3: protein MGYGSSSSAGPNLKEWLREQFCDHPLEHCEDTRLHDAAYVGDLQTLRNLLQEESYRSRINEKSVWCCGWLPCTPLRIAATAGHGNCVDFLIRKGAEVDLVDVKGQTALYVAVVNGHLESTEILLEAGADPNGSRHHRSTPVYHASRVGRDDILKALIRYGADVDVNHHLTPDTRPPFSRRLTSLVVCPLYISAAYHNLQCFRLLLQAGANPDFNCNGPVNTQEFYRGSPGCVMDAVLRHGCEAAFVSLLVEFGANLNLVKWESLGPEARGRRKMDPEALQVFKEARSIPRTLLSMCRVAVRRALGKYRLHLVPSLPLPDPIKKFLLYE from the exons ATGGGGTACGGATCCTCTTCCAG TGCAGGTCCTAATCTGAAGGAGTGGCTGAGGGAGCAGTTCTGTGACCATCCACTGGAGCACTGTGAAGATACACGACTCCATGATGCAGCCTACGTAGGGGACCTCCAGACCCTCAGGAACCTACTACAAGAGGAGAGCTACCGGAG CCGCATCAATGAGAAGTCTGTCTGGTGCTGCGGCTGGCTCCCCTGCACACCACTGAGAATTGCAGCCACCGCAGGCCATGGGAACTGTGTGGACTTCCTCATCCGCAAAGGAGCGGAGGTAGACCTGGTAGATGTCAAGGGACAGACTGCCCTGTATGTGGCTGTGGTGAACGGGCACCTGGAGAGCACGGAGATCCTTTTGGAAGCTGGTGCTGACCCCAATGGCAGCCGGCACCACCGCAGCACTCCTGTGTACCATGCCTCTCGTGTGGGTAGGGACGACATCCTGAAGGCTCTTATCAG GTATGGGGCAGATGTTGATGTCAACCATCATCTGACTCCTGACACCCGACCTCCTTTCTCAAGACGGCTAACCTCCTTGGTGGTCTGTCCTCTATACATCAGTGCTGCCTACCATAACCTTCAGTGCTTCAGGCTGCTCTTGCAGGCTGGGGCAAATCCTGACTTCAATTGCAATGGCCCTGTCAACACCCAGGAATTCTACAGGGGCTCTCCTGGATGTGTCATGGATGCTGTCCTGCGCCATGGTTGTGAAGCAGCCTTCGTGAGCCTGCTGGTAGAGTTTGGAGCCAACCTGAACCTGGTGAAGTGGGAATCCCTGGGCCCTGAGgcaagaggcagaagaaagatgGACCCTGAGGCCTTGCAGGTCTTTAAAGAGGCCAGAA GTATCCCCAGGACCTTGCTGAGTATGTGCCGTGTGGCTGTGAGAAGAGCTCTTGGCAAATACCGACTGCATCTGGTTCCTTCCCTGCCGCTCCCAGACCCCATAAAGAAGTTTCTACTTTATGAGTAG